From Coturnix japonica isolate 7356 chromosome 3, Coturnix japonica 2.1, whole genome shotgun sequence, the proteins below share one genomic window:
- the LOC107310775 gene encoding cullin-9-like isoform X1 encodes MVKDGQEGGLLVQLGPQLQAYPHELLRQRRGPDGAPEYLVRWRVVGAEERAAGGGGGSSAGLRSESVATWLSAEEVRAGCPALLGGGERAGPRAKEERAPGPPPAPPDEASLLEMKADVGSLVRRAGRQLAGGGTPAASVLHTVRVLSAYAGIGALAGAFKETGALELLTEMLCHREKPICRGAAEMLRALALHDAGIRAYILLSLSQQDGIEQHMDFDGRYTLLELFAEMMSSEEHCVSFEGIHLPQIPGKQLFALVKRYLCVTSLLDKLSGGEEQSEEWQESSRVKQEFEFSMAMANLILELLRVMGWDHSHKPEPPAQQEMKPRPTRSIFQPATPACLANRVPVLSSNYGCQKKQNCVFLTPSDFADQNGYVEYLKANLVHGMRVRMLEDCGDVRAGDEGKFLQSCYKMRTAQVLWQSTGQTYWMQWHMLEIIGFGEEWDDPGGLEKECNLIEGFNLDEAAQPLFSKPPGGLYSLPYLGEQPSRAAVTLSRAEWWELLFFVKKLEVQEQEEMVRLIRQEHTEELLQLAEDALLQLPVPVEPAQKVLRALEKRLQGSAQSELRSSCVYAKYLLGSGAERRGGGRATVSSEGHEHRAVPAEVAKEELCAATAFRSDSQLFCELLEREGLRFAEQSEAWGGCEDVSEVGCLAEVQRVVDAILRGDCEAELRVAGLRHVVKVLEEAPEQEQRSSKAQGGPETREKLVKALVELLGVEEAKLYPAALALRLVALLMESCAWSVPFGTEGGVRAVLACMQQHAASALVQQAGLAALKVLVGAGGGSRKASLLSHADAQMMREIFASIGSACGEGSPGLLGAIPAAIRAMQAVPGGSSGVQKGGPMLVVRMLVDGHRVLAEQLVGCDLPVVLQSCWQAGRDSGCPNAMLALSVINHLAEHQLPYGPEMPGAEALLTEVRETRAPAGSLWDGVLPEDVVVALERQLCGVAAIPASEASRQLQEHRCFRPLLRSLELPGAEKAVGLRIFRILSVFLDGYQEDALPWHECVEPCLSFLSAHSSDREVVQEAVGFLHRLATASKDCTVGMCSAGAREAVAKALDKHSPALPLAPSLLELVSDCERHAALYRKLTGSILAGCIQVVLGQIEEHRRSQRPISIPFFDVFLRNLCRGPSVDVKEDKCWEKVQVSSNPHRASKLTDRNPKTYWESNGSTGSHYITIHMQCGVVVRELSMLVASEDSSYMPARVVVLGGDSPADVRTELNAVTVLPSASRVVLLENMTRFWPIIQIRVKRCQQGGIDTRVRGIEVLGPKPTFWPIFKEQLCRRTFLFCSARAHAWCQEIHQDRGQLLQLFGKLNGALQHEQDFTDRFLPDDEVARALGRTCWEALVTPVVQSITSPDPSGISPLAWLLGEYLGSTEPPRSDAFGSCVRRLTQLLVHVDPGGVEPEEEGAVGGKEGRKKETPARVAVAVKSGGLWDMVRCWRGVVQQQVQRFLEVSGQALNMVEQYCALYRCLRGATEELFGQQAAFVAALGQGFAGALLQLSFLTSLHVSERFARYLDRKVQELHGAVGSTGQLQQILEPFVVFGGLEFAHTFEHFYRLYLGDRLLAQGPSWLEGAVVEQMGLCFPRRFPQEMLSDLVESEELRRHFRLFRLQERDRRLLERGLGTESPEAEAPEEAPAADVPEVEVLVLSPRCWPVSPLCYVQEPRRLFPAALSSPLDEFAAFWQHSQSHPGWVCARPRRLQWTWLGRAELRFGDCVLHVSTLQMFVLLRFNSAEEVAVDALLQATGLPAELVHQALAPLTHGDGILVQSCTQGAPGALRLNRAALAQASGRHLRLLPRQRYLRAERAEGSALEKKRNILCCLIIRILKAEKQLHIDNLVFKVISACEKGELGPGLQFLSFCCHSVDVLSCVLHLLNQGYLRRQGEMPHVLEYVSAECTSPLGGQAQMAFQRRLPDSSLDENSTDCLNWLTPSIERSEEFLLAVLQVPMGHTLNLEEAKLLMNQTVQQVQDTLSIPEDVARHLLMHCRWNVDFLIQCYVEDCESLLISSGLQVENAQRPPSPGTHCPVCVNQLCPTEKPPTLCCMHYCCKPCWNEYLTTRIEQNMVLSCTCPISECRAQPTPAFICSIVSSKEVIAKYENALLRCYVECCSNMTWCTNPQGCDQILLKDGLGYEAACSKCSWISCFNCNFPEAHYPASCSHMSQWVDDGGYYEGMTSEAQSKHLAKLISKHCPNCQAQIEKNEGCLHMTCAKCNHGFCWRCLKPWRPTHKDYYNCSVIVSKAAWQEKRFQDFNERCTFHHRAREFAVSLRSKVSSMSEIPKIRTLTFVLHACKVLEQARKVLAYSCVYSYYNQDTESIDIVEQQTESLELHTNALQILLEETLLQYQDLAASLRLLKAEHFSTGLELVHRIKERLFAILWHSTQDFHVGLEALADPAQTKVKLSNVPSSAPASLGRSKSAVLCESPNTNEDGSEAEDEEYEPHWQEDYDDDDDDLDEDNFLFYDESDNLDCDSYFDDDDAYD; translated from the exons ATGGTGAAGGACGGGCAGGAGGGCgggctgctggtgcagctgggCCCGCAGCTGCAGGCCTACCCGCACGAGCTGCTGCGGCAGCGGCGCGGCCCCGACGGCGCCCCGGAGTACCTGGTGCGGTGGCGCGTGGTCGGCGCGGAGGAGCgggcggcgggaggcggcggcggctcctCCGCGGGGCTCCGCTCGGAGAGCGTGGCCACGTGGCTGTCGGCGGAGGAGGTCCGCGCCGGCTGCCCGGCGCTGCTGGGCGGGGGGGAGCGGGCGGGGCCGCGGGCGAAGGAGGAGAGGGCGCCCGGCCCGCCGCCCGCGCCGCCGGACGAGGCCTCGCTGCTGGAGATGAAGGCCGACGTCGGGAGCCTGGTGCGGCGAGCCGGGCGGCAGCTGGCCGGCGGCGGGACCCCCGCGGCCTCCGTCCTCCACACCGTCCGCGTGCTGAGCGCCTACGCCGGCATCGGCGCGCTGGCGGGCGCCTTCAAGGAGACGGGAGCCCTGGAGCTGCTGACGGAGATGCTGTGCCACCGGGAGAAGCCGATCTGCCGCGGCGCCGCGGAGATGCTGAGGGCTCTGGCGCTGCACGACGCAG GGATTCGGGCCTATATCCTTCTGTCTCTGAGCCAGCAGGATGGCATTGAGCAGCACATGGACTTTGACGGCCGTTACACCTTGCTGGAGCTGTTTGCTGAGATGATGTCCTCTGAGGAGCACTGCGTGTCCTTTGAGGGGATCCATCTCCCCCAG ATCCCCGGGAAGCAGCTGTTTGCCCTGGTGAAGCGCTACCTGTGCGTCACTTCTCTGCTGGACAAGCTGAGCGGCGGCGAGGAGCAGAGCGAGGAGTGGCAGGAGAGCAGCCGTGTAAAGCAGGAGTTTGAGTTCAGCATGGCTATGGCAAACCTCATCTTGGAGCTGTTGCGCGTCATGGGCTGGGACCACAGCCACAAGCCGGAGCCACCGGCCCAGCAGGAGATGAAGCCTCGCCCCACCCGCTCCATCTTCCAGCCTGCAACCCCAGCCTGCCTTGCCAACCGAGTGCCTGTGCTCTCTTCAAACTATGGTTgccagaaaaagcaaaattgtgTCTTCTTGACCCCATCAGACTTTGCTGACCAGAATGGCTACGTGGAGTATTTGAAGGCAAACCTGGTGCATGGCATGCGGGTGCGCATGCTGGAGGACTGTGGTGATGTTAGAGCTGGGGATGAGGGCAAGTTTCTTCAGAGCTGTTATAAGATGCGCACGGCACAG GTTTTGTGGCAGTCAACAGGTCAGACCTACTGGATGCAATGGCACATGTTGGAGATTATTGGCTTTGGAGAGGAGTGGGATGATCCTGGCGGTCTGGAGAAAGAGTGTAATCTGATAGAGGGCTTTAATCTAGACGAAG ctgcacagccacTTTTCTCCAAGCCCCCTGGGGGGCTGTACTCACTGCCTTACCTGGGGGAGCAGCcgagcagagctgcagtgaccCTGAGCCGCGCTGAGTGGTGGGAGCTGCTCTTCTTTGTGAAGAAGCTGGAAgtgcaggagcaggaggagatggTCCGACTCATCCGGCAGGAGCACACTGAGGAG CTGTTGCAGCTGGCTGAGGACgcgctgctgcagctgccagtcCCTGTGGAGCCGGCCCAGAAAGTGCTGCGGGCCCTGGAGAAGCGGCTTCAGGGCAGCGCTCAGAGCGAGCTGCGCAGCTCCTGTGTCTATGCCAAGTACTTGCTGGGGAGTGGGGCCGAGCGGCGCGGCGGGGGCAGAGCCACGGTGTCCTCAGAAGGCCAcgagcacagagctgtgccgGCTGAGGTGGCCAaagaagagctgtgtgcagccacGGCCTTCAGGTCGGATTCCCAGCTGTTCTGTGAGCTCCTGGAGAGGGAAGGGCTGCGCTTTGCAGAACAGAGCGAAG cgTGGGGTGGCTGTGAGGACGTGAGTGAGGTCGGCTGCCTGGCCGAGGTGCAGCGCGTGGTGGATGCGATCCTGCGTGGTGACTGCGAGGCAGAGCTGCGCGTGGCCGGGCTGCGGCATGTGGTGAAGGTGCTGGAGGAGGCCCCAGAGCAGGAGCAGCGCAGCAGCAAGGCCCAGGGTGGGCCAGAGACCAG GGAGAAGCTGGTGAAGGCgctggtggagctgctgggcGTCGAGGAAGCCAAGTTGTACCCGGCAGCGCTGGCGCTGcggctggtggccctgctgaTGGAGAGCTGTGCCTGGAGTGTGCCCTTCGGCACTGAGGGAGGTGTGCGAGCGGTGCTggcctgcatgcagcagcacGCGGCCTCTGCCCTGGTGCAGCAGGCCGGCCTGGCG GCCCTGAAGGTGCTGGTGGGAGCTGGAGGTGGCAGCCGGAAGGCTTCGCTGCTGAGCCACGCCGACGCACAGATGATGCGGGAGATCTTTGCCAGCATCGGCTCTGCCTGCGGCGAGGGCTCACCCGGCCTGCTGGGTGCCATCCCCGCTGCCATCCGTGCCATGCAGGCCGTGCCAGG GGGCTCCTCGGGCGTGCAGAAAGGCGGGCCCATGCTGGTGGTGAGGATGCTGGTGGATGGGCACCGGGtcctggcagagcagctggtgggCTGTGATCTCCCTGTggtactgcagagctgctggcaggctGGACGGGACTCCGGTTGCCCCAACGCCATGCTGGCCCTCAGCGTCATCAACCACCTGGCAGAGCACCAGCTGCCCTATGGCCCTGAGATGCCAG GTGCTGAGGCCCTGCTGACGGAGGTGAGGGAGACACGggctcctgcaggcagcttgTGGGACGGCGTGCTGCCCGAGGACGTGGTGGTGGCCCTGGAACGGCAGCTCTGCGGCGTGGCCGCCATTCCTGCCAGTGAGGCATCCcggcagctgcaggagcaccgATGCTTCCGTCCACTGCTGCGCAGCCTCGAGCTGCCAGGGGCAGAGAAGGCCGTGGGGCTGCGAATCTTCAG GATCCTGAGTGTGTTCCTGGACGGTTATCAGGAGGACGCGCTGCCCTGGCATGAGTGTGTGGAGCCGTGCCTGTCCTTCCTGAGCGCCCACAGCAGCGACCGCGAG GTGGTGCAGGAGGCGGTGGGCTTCTTGCACCGCCTGGCTACTGCCAGCAAAGACTGCACCGTGGGGATGTGCAGTGCAGGCGCCCGTGAGGCTGTGGCCAAAGCCCTGGACAAGCACAGCCCGGCCCTGCCGCTGGCACCAtccctgctggagctggtgAGCGACTGTGAGAGGCACGCCGCGCTCTACAGGAAGCTGACGGGCAGCATCTTGGCAGGCTGCATCCAG GTGGTGCTGGGGCAGATTGAGGAGCACCGCCGCAGCCAGCGGCCCATCAGCATCCCTTTCTTTGACGTCTTTCTGCGCAACCTGTGCCGAG GCCCCAGCGTGGACGTTAAGGAGGACAAGTGCTGGGAAAAGGTGCAGGTCTCCTCCAACCCGCACCGCGCCAGCAAGCTGACGGACAGGAACCCCAAGACCTACTGGGAGTCAAACGGCAGCACCGGCTCGCACTACATCACCATCCACATGCAGTGCGGGGTGGTGGTCCG GGAGTTGAGCATGCTGGTGGCCAGCGAGGACTCGAGCTACATGCCAGCCCGCGTGGTGGTGCTTGGGGGAGACAGCCCCGCCGACGTCCGGACGGAGCTGAACGCA GTGACCGTCTTGCCCTCAGCCAGCAgggtggtgctgctggagaacATGACGCGCTTCTGGCCCATCATCCAGATCCGGGTGAAGCGGTGCCAGCAG GGGGGCATCGACACGCGCGTGCGTGGCATTGAAGTGCTGGGGCCCAAGCCCACCTTCTGGCCCATCTTCAAGGAGCAGCTGTGCCGGCGCACGTTCCTCTTCTGTAGTGCTCGAGCACACGCCTGGTGCCAGGAGATCCACCAGGATCgggggcagctgctgcagctctttggcAA GTTGAACGGGGCATTACAGCACGAGCAAGACTTCACTGACCGCTTCCTTCCTGATGACGAGGTGGCCCGAGCCCTGGGCAGGACGTGTTGGGAGGCCCTGGTGACCCCCGTGGTGCAGAGCATCACCAGCCCAG ACCCCAGCGGCATCAGCCCTCTGGCCTGGCTGCTGGGTGAGTACCTGGGGAGCACAGAGCCGCCCCGCAGCGACGCTTTCGGTTCCTGTGTGCGGCGCCTGACCCAGCTCCTGGTGCACGTGGACCCGGGTGGTGTGGAAccagaggaggagggagctgtgg GTGGGAAGGAGGGCAGGAAGAAGGAGACACCAGCCCGGGTGGCGGTGGCAGTGAAGTCTGGAGGCCTGTGGGACATGGTGCGGTGCTGGCGTGGCGTGGTGCAGCAGCAG GTGCAGCGGTTCCTGGAGGTGTCGGGGCAGGCACTGAACATGGTGGAGCAGTACTGTGCGCTGTACCGGTGCCTGCGCGGTGCCACAGAGGAGCTCTTTGGGCAGCAGGCCGCCTTTGTGGCAGCTCTGGGCCAGGGCTttgctggggctctgctgcagctctccttcctgACCTCCCTGCAC GTGAGCGAGCGGTTTGCCCGCTACCTGGACAGgaaggtgcaggagctgcacgGGGCCgtgggcagcacagggcagctgcagcagatccTGGAGCCCTTCGTGGTCTTCGGCGGCCTGGAGTTCGCCCACACCTTCGAGCACTTCTACCG GCTGTACCTGGGGGACCGGCTGCTGGCACAGGGGCCGTCCTGGCTGGAAGGGGCCGTGGTGGAGCAGATGGGGCTGTGCTTCCCCCGCCGCTTCCCCCAGGAGATGCTGAGCGACCTGGTGGAGTCCGAGGAGCTGCGGCGGCACTTCCGCCTCTTCCGGCTGCAGGAGCGGGACCGGCGGCTGCTGGAGCGGGGCCTGGGCACGGAGAGCCCCGAGGCCGAG GCTCCAGAGGAGGCCCCTGCGGCAGATGTGCCGGAGGTGGAGGTGCTGGTGCTGTCCCCGCGCTGCTGGCCCGTGTCCCCGCTGTGCTACGTGCAGGAGCCCCGCAGGTTGTTCCCGGCGGCGCTGAGCTCCCCGCTGGATGAGTTCGCGGCCTTCTGGCAGCACA GCCAGAGCCATCCGGGCTGGGTGTGCGCGAGGCCCCGGCGGCTGCAGTGGACGTGGCTGGGCCGCGCCGAGCTGCGATTCGGAGACTGCGTCCTGCACGTGTCCACGCTGCAGATGTTCGTCCTGCTGCGCTTCAACAGCGCTGAG GAGGTGGCGGTGGACGCCCTGCTGCAGGCGACGgggctccctgcagagctggtgcaCCAGGCCCTGGCCCCGCTGACCCACGGTGATGGCATcctggtgcagagctgcacgCAGGGGG CTCCAGGTGCCCTGCGGCTGAACCGGGCAGCCCTGGCCCAGGCCTCTGGCCGCCACCTGAGGCTGCTGCCCCGGCAGAGGTACCTGCGGGCAGAGAGGGCTGAGGGCAGCGCcttggagaagaagaggaacaTCCTGTGCTGCCTCATCATCCGCATCCTCAAGGCGGAAAAGCAGCTGCACATTGACAACCTGGTGTTTAAG GTGATCAGTGCCTGTGAGAAGGGTGAGCTGGGACCGGGCCTGCAGTTCCTGAGCTTCTGCTGTCACAGTGTGGACGTGCTGTCCTGTGTCCTGCACCTACTGAACCAGGGCTACCTCCGGCGCCAGGGTGAGATGCCTCATGTCCTGGAGTACGTTTCTGCTGAATGCACATCACCTCTTGGAGGCCAGGCACAGATGGCTTTCCAAAGAAGACTGCCAGACTCTTCTTTGGATGAGAACAGCACAGATTGTCTGAATTG GTTGACTCCCAGCATAGAAAGATCAGAGGAATTTCTGCTGGCAGTGTTGCAAGTGCCAATGGGGCACACGCTTAATCTGGAGGAAGCAAAGCTGCTCATGAACCAGACTGTACAACAGGTCCAGGATACCCTGAGCATCCCAGAGGATGTTGCTCGACACCTCCTAATGCACTGCAGGTGGAATGTGGATTTCCTGATCCAGTGTTATGTAGAGGACTGTGAATCTCTGCTCATCTCCTCTGGGCTCCAGGTGGAAAATGCCCAGCGCCCTCCAAGCCCAGGAACCCACTGCCCAGTCTGTGTGAACCAGCTGTGTCCCACTGAGAAGCCACCCACCCTCTGCTGCATGCACTACTGCTGCAAG CCTTGCTGGAATGAGTATCTCACAACCCGCATTGAACAGAACATGGTTCTCAGCTGCACCTGTCCCATCTCTGAGTGCCGTGCACAGCCAACCCCAGCATTCATCTGTTCCATTGTTTCCTCCAAGGAGGTTATAGCCAAG TATGAAAATGCCCTCCTTAGATGCTACGTGGAGTGTTGTTCTAACATGACATGGTGCACCAACCCTCAGGGCTGTGATCAGATCCTCCTAAAGGATGGACTTGGTTATgaggcagcctgttccaagtGCTCCTGGATATCTTGTTTCAACTGTAACTTCCCAGAG GCCCATTACCCTGCTAGCTGCAGCCACATGTCTCAGTGGGTGGATGACGGTGGCTACTATGAGGGAATGACAAGTGAAGCCCAAAGCAAGCACCTGGCTAAGCTCATTTCAAAGCACTGTCCAAACTGCCAAGCTCAGATAGAGAAAAATGAGGGGTGCCTGCA TATGACGTGTGCCAAGTGTAATCATGGCTTCTGCTGGCGTTGCCTCAAGCCCTGGAGGCCAACTCATAAGGATTATTACAACTGCTCCGTTATT GTGAGTAAAGCAGCTTGGCAGGAGAAGCGTTTCCAGGATTTCAATGAGAGATGCACCTTCCATCATCGTGCGAGG GAATTTGCTGTGAGTCTGAGGAGCAAGGTTTCTTCCATGAGTGAGATACCAAAAATTAGGACTTTGACCTTTGTTCTGCATGCCTGtaaagtgctggaacaggcacGGAAG GTGCTGGCCTACTCCTGTGTGTACAGCTATTATAACCAGGACACGGAAAGCATCGATATTGTGGAACAGCAGACTGAGAGCCTAGAGCTTCACACAAATGCTCTGCAGATCCTTCTAG AGGAAACCCTGCTGCAGTACCAGGaccttgctgcttctcttcggcttctgaaagcagagcatttcAGTACTGGTTTGGAGCTGGTGCATCGGATCAAGGAGCGTCTCTTTGCAATTCTCTGGCACTCCACACAG GATTTCCATGTTGGACTTGAGGCTTTGGCAGATCCTGCTCAGACTAAGGTGAAACTCTCAAATGTGCCTTCTTCAGCTCCTGCCTCTTTAGG CAGATCCAAAAGTGCCGTCTTGTGCGAGTCCCCCAACACCAACGAAGATGGCAGTGAGGCTGAAGATGAGGAGTATGAGCCACACTGGCAGGAagactatgatgatgatgatgatgaccTAGATGAAGACAACTTTCTGTTTTATGATGAGTCAGATAACCTTGATTGTGACTCCTActttgatgatgatgatgccTATGACTAG